Part of the Chloroflexota bacterium genome is shown below.
CCAGCGCAGATAAGGGCAGGGACGAAAAATTCCCTGCCCTTATCGCTTATTATCCCAACCGCCGATGGCTGGTCATTCTGGTTTTGGCCCTTTGTTCTGGCCTGGCGTTTTACTTATGAAACCAGTCGAGCCTCGGTTACTTGGTGTGTCCTTGGCTGCGACTCTGCGTAGTCATGCACGTAGGTCCGTCAGCGATATAAAGCATGGCTTCAGCCCTGGGTTTAACAGTCCAGAACGTTCAATCAGGCCACACAGTCAGGCTTAAATTCCTTCGGAGGACTAAAGAGGTGCTTGCAGCTCGGACAGCGGAACACACCGTGGAATGCATCACTCAGCTTCGCCAGTATTGTAGCCTCTGCTTTTAGAGTATCCCCGCATTTGGGGGCTTGCCTTGACGGATAGGGAGCGATGCAATATAATTTCAAGTGGAGCATCATTTTTCTCCTATTATCCCAAGATGGCCGACGGCGATGAAGATGCGCGTTGGCCAGTGGAAGGGGTTGTGCGTTGCATCGTCAAGTTCCTCTACAATTATATCTAAACCCCACAATAACATCCAGGAGGTCATAGAATGGAATACACGAAGATCAGCGAGATCAAGGAGTTTTCGGCCGAGAGATTCTTGAAGAAGGTGCCCCTGACTACAGAGAAGATCGTCTTTAACGCCTTTAACTTCAGGCCCCGCCAGATCCTCCCCTTGCACAAGCATCCTACTACCGACGAACTATTCTACGTGATCGAAGGTACAGGTGAGGTCACCATCGGGAATGAGCAGCGGACGATTGGTCCAACCTCGGTGATCTACGGCCCGGCTGATGTTTGGCACGGCATCGTGAACGCCGGTGAGGACGATATGGTGGTCATCTCTGTCCAGGCACCCAAGCCAGTAGAGATGGTCTACGCTGAGAACAGCACCGTGATCTGCCCTGTCTGCAAGCAGGAGGTCATCCTCAAGGTAGATACCAAGGAAGGCGACTTGATCACCTGTCCGCGTTGTCAGGCAAGGTTGAAACTGAGCAGGGTTGACGGAAAGTGGACGGCAGTGCAGGCTTAGGCACCTAACGACCAGGGTGGGACGATGGTATGCCTCGCCACCGAAGCCGCCCTGTCTCTTGGGGATACACCCGACACCTGCCTGCATCTATATTCGAGGAGGAAACACAACATGGCCATAACATCAAGCCCTCAAGAGATCATCACCCTCTTAAATGAGGACATCACGCGGGAGCACGAGACCATAGTTCAATATCTTCAACACGCTTACGCCATCGGTGAAGGTGCTATCGCCTGTGCAATTGAGGAGATCGCGCGGGAGGAAATGTGGCACCTGGAGTGGCTTTCTGAAAGGGTCGTGGGTCTCGGTGGTGATCCTACCCTGGAGCGGGGGGGAATAACAATAGAGAAGCAGGCCACGGCCATGCTGCGAGACGACATCGCTCAGGAGGAAAAGGCCATCGCTCAATATCGGCGTCATATAGAAGCCATCGGCGATGAGGGAACCAAAAAGATGCTAGAGCGCATCCTCGCCGATGAGGAATCACACCGTGACCAATTTGAGTCCATGGTCAAGGAACTGGAGGCGGCCGAAGGTGCCGCTATTGAACAAACAGCCTCGCCGGCGACGCAGCCTATCATAGGACCGCTCAACGCTGATATCAGAGACGAATATACGGCCATCCTCCAGTATCTGCACCAATCCTTCATCGCTGCGGATCCTGAGACGAGCAACGAACTGGAGCACAGGGCAATAGAGGAGATGAAACATCTGGGTTGGCTATCTGAGAGGGTGGCTGAATTGGGTGGTGAGCCACACATCGAACGAGGAGAGATCGATCGCTCCGTTGCTATCCCGGAGATGCTGAGGGCGAACATCAGGGCCGAACAGCAAGCGCAAGCCCAATACAGCCGTCATATTGAGGAGATCGCCGATCCCGAGGTGAAGAGCCTTCTTTCCCGGATCAATCTCCAGGAGGCTTACCACGAGTATCAGTTCAAGGAAATGCTGGAGGAAGCGGAGAAATCAGAGACCCCCGCCCCTGCGGCGCCCAGCCCGACTGGGTTGACCGTGGGCAGTCTGCTGGGGCGAGAGCAAGAATAGAGAATGTCGATGATCGACCCGAAATACAAAACCAGAATTCCTGGAAGAGAGATGAGGAGATGAAAGAGATTCGCATTCACGCTAGGGCCGGGCAGGGGGCCATCACGGCTGCTATGCTCCTGGCCGTAGCCGCCTTCGAGGAGGGTAAATTTGCCTTGGCCTTTCCCCACTTCGGGGCAGAGCGGATGGGGGCCCCTATGAATGCCTTCGTCCGTCTCGATGATAAACCCATTCGAGTGCGCAGCCAGATTCGCCAGCCAGATTGTATCCTGGTACAAGACCCTACTTTACTGCTTAGTTTTAATGTGATAGAGGGACTAAAGCCGGATGGCCTAGCCATCATCAATACAGAGAAGGAACCTGAGGCATTGAAATTGCAGACGTCCTCCAGGATAGTGACCGTACCAGCTTCAAGGATCGCTCAGGAGCTCCTGGGACGAGCGGATCGAACCAATACGGCGGTCTTGGGGGCCTTTGCCGCGGCCGGCGGAGAGATCGGACTGAAAGCGCTCAAGGCGAGCATTCGCGCCCGTTTCTCCGGTGCGGCCGCTGAAAAGAACATACAAGCGGCCGAACAGGCATATGAGTACGTGAAAGGTGCAGGAGTTAAAGTATGAGGATCACTATTGGAGCAGTAGCCAAGCCCGGTTCAAGCCGGGCTAACAAGACAGGGAGCTGGCGTACGGGGACAAGACCCGCATTTCTTCAGAGTCGATGCACCGACTGTGGCCTATGTATATTGTCTTGCCCAGAGGGCATTATCTTTGGCCAGGGCAAGAACACCTACTACGCCGATTTGGATTACTGCAAAGGCTGCGGCATCTGTGCCAACATCTGTCCAGTTAAAGATATCGTGATGGTTGCGGAGGTGAAATGATATGGTTAAGAAGATGATTGAGGGCTCACGAGCCATAGCCGAAATGGTAGGCCTCTGTCGGCCTCAGGTCATCGCCGCTTATCCCATCACACCCCAGACGCATATCGTAGAGGAACTCTCGCAGCTGGTTGCCAATGGAGAGCTTCAGGCAGAGTACGTCAACGTGGAGAGCGAGTTCTCAGCCGCCTCGGTGATCCTGGGGGCCAGTGCCACCGGGGTACGTACCTATACGGCCACCACCTCCCAAGGGCTATTGCTGATGATCGAGGTGCTCTACAACATCGCCGGACTGCGTCTCCCTGTTGTTCTGGGCTGTGCCAATCGCGCTATCTCTGCACCTATAAACATCTGGAATGATCAGCAGGATTCCATCACGGCGCGCGATACCGGTTGGATTCAGCTCTACGCTGAGAGTAACCAGGAAGCGGCAGACCTTCACCTGCAGGCCTATCGCATTGCCGAGGACCAGCGTGTACTCCTACCAGTGATGGTTTGTCTGGACGGATATGTCTTGACTCATGCCTATGAGACGGTAGATCTCCCCTCGCAAGAGGAGGTGGACGCCTTCTTACCCCCCTTCCGTCCGCTGTATCGCCTGGACCCGGCCAATCCCCTCACCTTTGGCACCCTGGCTGACCCCAGCTGCTATATGGAGACGCGCTATATTCTGCAGCGGACCACCGGGAAAGCCTTGGCGGTCATCGAGGAAACAGCCACCGCCTTCCAGAAGGCCTTTGGACGCCGCAGTGGTGGCTTGATCGACTGTTATAAGACGGAGGACGCCGCTATCATTCTCGTGGCGATGGGCTCTGTGGTCGGTACGATCAAAGAGGCTGTCGATGAGCTGCGTGCTGCTGGGCAAAAAGTGGGCGTATTAAAGGTCATTACCCATCGGCCCTTCCCTAAAGAAGCCATCTATCAGGCCTTGCACGGGGCAGAGCATGTGATTGTCCTGGAGAAGGCCATCTCCTTAGGTAACGGTGGCCCCTTGGCCACGGAGATCAAGGCTACTTTCCAGGAGCGTCCGCAGAGGGTGGCGATAAGCTCAGTCATCGCCGGCTTGGGTGGGCGCGATATAACCGTGGATAGTATCAAAAGGGCTGTGGCTATGGCTCGCGAGAGGGTCTTAGATGGTGAATTCCTTGATCTCCGAGCAGATTTGGAGATAGAAGAGGTAGCTTAAGAGTGTTAAGGGTAGTTGAATGTTTTCACCTGCCCGCAAAATTTTGTATCCACTGTAGGAGTTAAAGATGGAGAACGATCATCTTTTTGCGCCGGGGCACACCGCCTGCACTGGTTGTGGGCAAGCCTTAGGGGTACGGCTGGTGCTCAAGGCCGCCGGACGCAACGTCATCACCACCGATGCCACCGGCTGCCTGGAGGTTTTCAGCTCGGCCTACCCCTATTCGGCCTGGGAGGTGCCCTGGATTCATTCCCTGTTTGAGAACTCGGCGGCTGTGGCCTCTGGGATAGAAGTGGCTTTGAAAGTGACCGGTCGTCTGGAACAGATCAAGGTTATTGCCCAAGGGGGCGATGGCGGTACGGCTGATATTGGCCTACAGGCACTCTCCGGCATGTTTGAGCGAGGACACGACGTGCTTTACGTCTGCTACGATAATGAGGCTTATATGAACACCGGGGTACAGCGCAGCGGCCTGACGCCCTACGCCGCGCGCACTACTACCAGTCCACCCGGCCGGCTCTCCTGGGGAAATGCTCGACCTAAAAAGGACCTGCCGGCCATCGCCGCCGCCCATCACATCCCCTATGTGGCTACCGCCTCGGTAGGCTATCCCTACGATCTCGATAAAAAGGTCAAGAAGGCCCTCTCCCTCGGTGGACCTAAATACATCCAGCTCCACGTGCCCTGTCCTTTGGGCTGGGCCCATGAGGCCGCATTGACCATCGAGATCGCCAAGCTGGCTGTGCAGACTGGGCTTTACCCGCTCTTTGAGATGGAGAACGGCGTGCTCAGCGCGGTCAAGAAGATCGCTAAACCGAAGCCGGTGGAGGAATACCTCAAGCTCCAGGGACGTTTTCGGCACCTCTTCCAGAAAGAGGGTGGGGCGGAGGAGATCAAGACTATTCAGGGAATCGCTGATGAGAATATCCAACGCTACAGACTCGTAGGCTGAACTGGCTAGGGAGTGACCATGGAACCAGTCAAAATGAAGGATGGTCTCTACTGGATCGGATCCTTGGATCCGGACCTGCGCACCTTCGATATCATTTTTCGCACCGAGCGCGGCACAACCTACAACTCTTACCTGGTAAGGGGCACAGAGAAAACAGCTGTAATCGATACCGTCAAGGCCCGTTTCCAAGAAGAATTCATATCCAAGATAAAGGTCTTGATCGATCCCCGAGAGATCGACTACATCGTCCTGAATCATACTGAACCAGACCACTCAGGGGCCCTTCCCAAGCTTCTGGAAGCGGCAACCTCGGCCCGCCTGATCATCTCTAAGCCGGCCAATCATTTTGTGCGGAATCTCTTCAATCGTGACCTCGACCCCTGGGTAGTCGGGGATGGGGATACCGTCGATCTGGGAGGAAGGACTCTGCGGTTCATCTCTGCCCCCTTTCTACACTGGCCAGACACGATGTTCACCTATCTGGTCGAGGATAAGATCCTTTTCCCCTGCGACGCCTTCAGCTGTCACTTCTGCGACGACAGGCTCTACAACGATCTGGTAGATGATTTCAGTGCCTATTTCCGTTATTACTTCAATGGCATTATGCGGCCGTTCAAAGAGCAGGTGCAAAAGGCAGTAGAAAGGATCAGGGGACTGGAGATCGAAATCGTCGCCCCTTCCCACGGCCCCATCTTGCGCCATAATCCCTGGGAATATATCAACCGCTATGCCGAATGGAGCCGCTTACCCAAGCCCGGGGCAAAGAAGGTCCTGATCTTCTACGTCAGCATCTATGGAAATACCAGGGCGATGGCTGAGGAGATCGCCAGGGGCGCCTCTATAGACGGGGTTGAAGTCAGGCTTCTGGATGTTACGCAGATCAAGCCGGACCAGATCCTGGATGAGGTGGAAGCGGCGGCGGCGATCGTCATTGGTTCACCTACTGTTTGTGGTGATGCCCTGCCGCTGATCTGGGAGCTTCTTTCCAGCCTGACCACCATCCGGCTGCGGGGCAAGGTTGGAGCGGCCTTCGGTTCTTACGCCTGGAGTGGGGAGGCCGTGCCAATGATCGAGGAAAGACTTAAAAGCCTGCACTTTAAGGTTATTGAACCGGGGCTCAAGGTCACCTTGGCCCCAACGGAGGATGATCGGCGTAGGGCCCGTGAGCTGGGACGGCAGATAGCCGAAAGCTTGTGAGTTCGCTTCTTAAGGCGTGTACACAATACGTCTTTAATTAAGGAGGAGAGGTATGGCAGATTATCTTATGCGGGATCAGGCGCCCCTTACTGCGGAACAGTGGGAGCATATCGACAAAGTAGTGACAGAAGTGGCCCAACGCACGCTGGTGGGCCGACGCTTCATCCCTATTTTCGGTCCTCTCGGCGTTGGAATACAGGTTATCCCCAAACCTGCCTTCTACGGCGCCGAGGCCGGCGTAGAGGAATTGTCGAAGGAAAAGGAAGCCAGAGCTGCAAAGTATATCCCTCTGTACACCATCCAAAGGGATTTTGTATTACACTGGAGGGAACTTGAGACCAGCAAGCAGCTCAATATGCCTTTAGAGCTGGGTCCGGCGGCTGCGTCTGCCGCCTTCTGTGCTCAAGCGGAGGATAACCTCATTTTCAATGGCAACCGTGGGCTTGGCTGCGAAGGACTGCTTAACGCCGAGGGGAGAAACTTGCTTCCCCTCAGTGACTGGACAGCGACAGGTAATGCCTTTCGGGATGTGGTGGCGGCCACAGAGAAGCTGCTATCGGCTGGCTTTTTTGGCCCTTACGCTGCGGTGTTGAGTCCACAACTATACGCCGCCATACATAAGGTCTATGAGAATACCAGTGTCCTGGAGATCGAACAGGTGCGCAAAATCATCACCGATGGCGTTTACTATTCACCATCCTTGCTGGCGGATAGTGGACTGATTGTAGCGACTGGTTTGCAGAATATGGACCTGGTCATTGCCCAAGATTTAGTTACCGCTTTCCTGGAGACCAGTAACATGGATCACCGCTTCCGGGTCCTGGAAATCCTGGCCCTGCGCATCAAGCGACCAGGCGCCATTTGTGTGTTGGAGGGTGGGCCAGCCTAACGTTAATTTCTGCTACCACCATATATTGTGTATAATGCTCTTGATGCTGCTATATATGGTGTTTCAGTAGCGTAAAATTACGACCTTTCACACAATCTGACGTTAGACGAAACGGCGGCGCATATGTAATAAAAGGGATAGGAATGCGAAAAACCACAGCTTATCAACAAACAATTTTCCCAGACCTAACTGCCGAGTTTCCTTCCACCCGCTATCAGGGTAGCAAGGCGAAACTGGCGGACTGGATTGGGGAGCAAATCGCGGATTTGGGTTTTATGACCTGTTTGGACGCCTTTGGCGGTAGTGGTAGCGTCGCTTATCGTTTAAAGCAGGCAGGCAAGCGGGTTACATATAATGACTTGCTCCGCTTCAACTACTACACTGGACTGGCACTGATCGAGAACAGCCGAACCCGGCTCAGCCCTGAGGAGGTAAGCTGGCTTCTGCAGAGACACCCAGAGATCACGTATCCGTATTTTGTCCGTGACAATTTCCATGACATCTACTTCACTGATGAAGAGAATGCCTGGATTGACCAAGCGATTACCAACACTCGCCAACTCACCGATCCCTACAAGTTCGCGCTGGCGTTTTTCGCTCTGTGTCAAGCCTGCATTATCAAGCGACCCTACAACCTGTTTCATCGAAAAAACCTCTACATACGTTTCGCCGAAGTGGTGCGCTCGTTTGGAAACAAGACCACCTGGGATAGGCCCTTCGACGAGTGGTTTCGCATTTTCATCGGAGAAGCGAATCAAGCCGTCTTTGACAACAGCCAGATGAACCGTGCCTTGAACCTTGACGCTGCTGATGTGCCTGGCGAATATGACCTGGTATATGTAGATACGCCTTACATCTCCAACCGTGGCGTAGCTGTCGACTACTTGTGCTTTTATCACTTCTTAGAAGGATTGACGATGTACGATGAGTGGGGCAAGCATATAGATCACAGATCAAAGCATCGCCGCTTAATGCCACGACCGAGCGAATGGACTGACAAGAACCGAATTCATGCCGCCTTTGATCGCTTATTCCAACGATACCAGAAAAGCATCATTGTGGTTTCTTATCGAAGCGATGGTATCCCCTCCGAATCGGAGCTCGCGTCCCTTCTCAAGCAATATAAGCGCAATGTACGCGTCGAGCATTTTGGCCAGTATAAATACGTGTTATCTACCAATTCCGAGTCTGGAGAAATTCTCCTGATTGGGACATAGATTCTACCGGGTGCAGCAAAGATGACCATGGACGATTTCAGGGAGAGCCTGTTAGCACACTTTGACATATTCAGACGCACCCTTGCCACAGACACTGGCGACTGGGTTGTCAAAGGATTCATTGATGCGTACCGAAACATCTATACCATCTCGGTAGATACAAAAGTCGTCTCCAAGATCATCGAGCTGATGCTTTTTCCGGTCATCTCACGGTTTGCTGTAGAGCACAACTACAGAATGGTGCTCAGTGAGCATCAAAATCATTATCCCGACATCAGTTTCATAGCGCCAGATGAGACAAAGATCGCCCTTGACCTTAAAAGCACGTATCGAACGGATAGAGAAACGGTAAACGGCTTTACGCTGGGCGCCTTCACCGGGTACTTTCGGCAGCGCAAATCCACCAAGAATACCACCTTCCCGTATGAACATTACGCTGCGCACTTTGTTCTGGGCATCATCTATAGCCGTAGCGACGAGGCTGTTGATGAACGCCGTGTTTATACGCTGGATGATCTGCGGAACATCATATCGGTGGTCAAGGATTTCACCTTTCTGTGTCAAGAGAAATGGCGAATTGCCAGCGATCGACCTGGAAGCGGAAATACTAAGAACATCGGTTCATTCAAAGATATCCAAGCCTTGGTTGAAGGCAATGGCCCGTTTGCCCCTTATGGGCAAGAAGTGTTCGACGATTACTGGATGAACTTCATGACGGAAGACATGGCGCGGGCCATCGACTCGGATGTCCATTATCGGAATCTTGAAGAATATTGGGAGTGGCGTGATCGTGTTGCTCGGAGAAGATAGAACGTGCCACCGCATCGTCTAACAGCGGCTGAAGGGCTTCGGGGCTATGTACTTTCGCCCAAATCGCCTTCTGCAACTTGTTTTAGTCGCAAGACGCTAGGCATCGTTGTGCCACTTTAGACAGTCAGCACATAGCAAGGTGTGAGGGGAAGCTGAATGGACAAGAGCAAGCGTAGAATGATTGAAGGGTGGATTGACAAAGCTTCGACTCAACTGCGAGCAGCTAAAGAGCATCTGAAGTCTTATACTCGGTATTCAGAATCCATACAAGCGTCCCAGGAATGCATCGAGCTTTCGGTCAAATCAACCCTCTCCCTGCTGGATGTTGAATACCCTCCAAGCCATGGCTGGAATAGGGAGCAATTCACTGGAATCGCAAAGCAGATCCAAGAGAGACGGCTCCTGGATAGACTCGCCGCGCAGAACTTGGGCTATATCCGCTTGCCGAGACTCTTGTTTCTGGCGAACTTCTGGGCCCAGTTCTACTTGCCAGCCAAGTACGGCTTCGAGGTTGAGTATCTGGCGCCAGCTCAGGATTTGTTTGACAAAAATGAAGCTGACCTTGCTGTGCAACATGCTGAGGAATGTTACAGGGTTGCATCACAACTCAGGAACCTTAGCGGAGACGGACTGGCCGGCATCGTTTCGCAACCTGAGGACTTGGCTCACTAGGATTAGAAGCTGAAGGCAAGAGCATAAGGTGCTAAGCTCAATAACGTGCGCCAGGTATTCGGATCCTGCTCGAGCGGCAAGTGGCACAGCGATCACATAATGTGATCGCTGACTCTGGGCTGCAGGCTTCGCCCAAATGCCGCTTCGCGGCACTTCGTCAACCGCTGGACGTCACGCGACATTTTGCTTGGCAGCTAAATTGAAGAAGGGAGTAAAAACAGCAATGAGGAAGATGACCGAGGAGAATCTGAAGGCGGCTTTTGCCGGTGAGAGTCAGGCTCATATGAAGTATCTCATCTTCGCCGATCGCGCTGAGAAAGAGGGCCATGCCA
Proteins encoded:
- a CDS encoding cupin domain-containing protein, which encodes MEYTKISEIKEFSAERFLKKVPLTTEKIVFNAFNFRPRQILPLHKHPTTDELFYVIEGTGEVTIGNEQRTIGPTSVIYGPADVWHGIVNAGEDDMVVISVQAPKPVEMVYAENSTVICPVCKQEVILKVDTKEGDLITCPRCQARLKLSRVDGKWTAVQA
- a CDS encoding manganese catalase family protein, whose product is MAITSSPQEIITLLNEDITREHETIVQYLQHAYAIGEGAIACAIEEIAREEMWHLEWLSERVVGLGGDPTLERGGITIEKQATAMLRDDIAQEEKAIAQYRRHIEAIGDEGTKKMLERILADEESHRDQFESMVKELEAAEGAAIEQTASPATQPIIGPLNADIRDEYTAILQYLHQSFIAADPETSNELEHRAIEEMKHLGWLSERVAELGGEPHIERGEIDRSVAIPEMLRANIRAEQQAQAQYSRHIEEIADPEVKSLLSRINLQEAYHEYQFKEMLEEAEKSETPAPAAPSPTGLTVGSLLGREQE
- a CDS encoding 2-oxoacid:acceptor oxidoreductase family protein; amino-acid sequence: MKEIRIHARAGQGAITAAMLLAVAAFEEGKFALAFPHFGAERMGAPMNAFVRLDDKPIRVRSQIRQPDCILVQDPTLLLSFNVIEGLKPDGLAIINTEKEPEALKLQTSSRIVTVPASRIAQELLGRADRTNTAVLGAFAAAGGEIGLKALKASIRARFSGAAAEKNIQAAEQAYEYVKGAGVKV
- a CDS encoding 4Fe-4S binding protein codes for the protein MRITIGAVAKPGSSRANKTGSWRTGTRPAFLQSRCTDCGLCILSCPEGIIFGQGKNTYYADLDYCKGCGICANICPVKDIVMVAEVK
- the porA gene encoding pyruvate ferredoxin oxidoreductase translates to MVKKMIEGSRAIAEMVGLCRPQVIAAYPITPQTHIVEELSQLVANGELQAEYVNVESEFSAASVILGASATGVRTYTATTSQGLLLMIEVLYNIAGLRLPVVLGCANRAISAPINIWNDQQDSITARDTGWIQLYAESNQEAADLHLQAYRIAEDQRVLLPVMVCLDGYVLTHAYETVDLPSQEEVDAFLPPFRPLYRLDPANPLTFGTLADPSCYMETRYILQRTTGKALAVIEETATAFQKAFGRRSGGLIDCYKTEDAAIILVAMGSVVGTIKEAVDELRAAGQKVGVLKVITHRPFPKEAIYQALHGAEHVIVLEKAISLGNGGPLATEIKATFQERPQRVAISSVIAGLGGRDITVDSIKRAVAMARERVLDGEFLDLRADLEIEEVA
- the porB gene encoding pyruvate synthase subunit PorB; the protein is MENDHLFAPGHTACTGCGQALGVRLVLKAAGRNVITTDATGCLEVFSSAYPYSAWEVPWIHSLFENSAAVASGIEVALKVTGRLEQIKVIAQGGDGGTADIGLQALSGMFERGHDVLYVCYDNEAYMNTGVQRSGLTPYAARTTTSPPGRLSWGNARPKKDLPAIAAAHHIPYVATASVGYPYDLDKKVKKALSLGGPKYIQLHVPCPLGWAHEAALTIEIAKLAVQTGLYPLFEMENGVLSAVKKIAKPKPVEEYLKLQGRFRHLFQKEGGAEEIKTIQGIADENIQRYRLVG
- a CDS encoding FprA family A-type flavoprotein, which gives rise to MEPVKMKDGLYWIGSLDPDLRTFDIIFRTERGTTYNSYLVRGTEKTAVIDTVKARFQEEFISKIKVLIDPREIDYIVLNHTEPDHSGALPKLLEAATSARLIISKPANHFVRNLFNRDLDPWVVGDGDTVDLGGRTLRFISAPFLHWPDTMFTYLVEDKILFPCDAFSCHFCDDRLYNDLVDDFSAYFRYYFNGIMRPFKEQVQKAVERIRGLEIEIVAPSHGPILRHNPWEYINRYAEWSRLPKPGAKKVLIFYVSIYGNTRAMAEEIARGASIDGVEVRLLDVTQIKPDQILDEVEAAAAIVIGSPTVCGDALPLIWELLSSLTTIRLRGKVGAAFGSYAWSGEAVPMIEERLKSLHFKVIEPGLKVTLAPTEDDRRRARELGRQIAESL
- a CDS encoding bacteriocin family protein is translated as MADYLMRDQAPLTAEQWEHIDKVVTEVAQRTLVGRRFIPIFGPLGVGIQVIPKPAFYGAEAGVEELSKEKEARAAKYIPLYTIQRDFVLHWRELETSKQLNMPLELGPAAASAAFCAQAEDNLIFNGNRGLGCEGLLNAEGRNLLPLSDWTATGNAFRDVVAATEKLLSAGFFGPYAAVLSPQLYAAIHKVYENTSVLEIEQVRKIITDGVYYSPSLLADSGLIVATGLQNMDLVIAQDLVTAFLETSNMDHRFRVLEILALRIKRPGAICVLEGGPA
- a CDS encoding DNA adenine methylase is translated as MRKTTAYQQTIFPDLTAEFPSTRYQGSKAKLADWIGEQIADLGFMTCLDAFGGSGSVAYRLKQAGKRVTYNDLLRFNYYTGLALIENSRTRLSPEEVSWLLQRHPEITYPYFVRDNFHDIYFTDEENAWIDQAITNTRQLTDPYKFALAFFALCQACIIKRPYNLFHRKNLYIRFAEVVRSFGNKTTWDRPFDEWFRIFIGEANQAVFDNSQMNRALNLDAADVPGEYDLVYVDTPYISNRGVAVDYLCFYHFLEGLTMYDEWGKHIDHRSKHRRLMPRPSEWTDKNRIHAAFDRLFQRYQKSIIVVSYRSDGIPSESELASLLKQYKRNVRVEHFGQYKYVLSTNSESGEILLIGT
- a CDS encoding restriction endonuclease — its product is MTMDDFRESLLAHFDIFRRTLATDTGDWVVKGFIDAYRNIYTISVDTKVVSKIIELMLFPVISRFAVEHNYRMVLSEHQNHYPDISFIAPDETKIALDLKSTYRTDRETVNGFTLGAFTGYFRQRKSTKNTTFPYEHYAAHFVLGIIYSRSDEAVDERRVYTLDDLRNIISVVKDFTFLCQEKWRIASDRPGSGNTKNIGSFKDIQALVEGNGPFAPYGQEVFDDYWMNFMTEDMARAIDSDVHYRNLEEYWEWRDRVARRR
- a CDS encoding HEPN domain-containing protein, with amino-acid sequence MDKSKRRMIEGWIDKASTQLRAAKEHLKSYTRYSESIQASQECIELSVKSTLSLLDVEYPPSHGWNREQFTGIAKQIQERRLLDRLAAQNLGYIRLPRLLFLANFWAQFYLPAKYGFEVEYLAPAQDLFDKNEADLAVQHAEECYRVASQLRNLSGDGLAGIVSQPEDLAH